Proteins from one Sabethes cyaneus chromosome 2, idSabCyanKW18_F2, whole genome shotgun sequence genomic window:
- the LOC128736536 gene encoding PRA1 family protein 2-like: MADQPDSSIQWPPARSMNDFLLDWARFELPEDRRQLGDRFVKNLLYYQTNYFLMGVAIIVLIGLFRPYEIVPAVCVIMVALYVLRYCAAEASRPYVDIADKPFDMWVALGLVLLCIYVALPLEAILTMVFALYLPFPLMFIHALLRVPIIENGTTNTIEMAGVE; encoded by the exons ATGGCAGATCAACCAGACAGCAGCATACAGTGGCCTCCTGCTCGTTCGATGAATGATTTTCTGCTGGATTGGGCTCGCTTCGAACTTCCCGAGGATCGTAGGCAATTGGGAGACAGATTCGTGAAGAATCTGCTGTACTATCAGACCAATTACTTTCTAATGGGTGTGGCCATTATTGTTTTGATTGGATTATTTCGTCCATATGAGATCGTCCCTGCCGTATGCGTTATCATGGTTGCGCTATACGTGCTACGCTATTGTGCCGCCGAAGCAAGCCGTCCGTACGTTGATATTGCTGATAAGCCATTCGACATGTGGGTCGCGCTGGGATTAGTACTTCTTTGCATTTATGTGGCACTGCCGCTCGAAGCTATTCTGACAATGGTTTTCGCTCTATATCTTCCATTCCCAT TAATGTTTATTCACGCTTTGCTGCGGGTTCCCATTATCGAAAATGGGACTACTAACACCATCGAAATGGCTGGGGTAGAGTAA
- the LOC128736535 gene encoding uncharacterized protein LOC128736535, which produces MFNAKNLMNVCRTCLNYFDHHSSVPVDSVEESSAKSYRDFLSEWHTGYTTFNNQTYEEHLPQQVCQDCAQRIDGILQFQTETVFNLRLLSAIGEAKLTGKCTLLRKLLRSEKYRKTLCKLGQIEQDNILSVDDLLNVFDQSSVCHATIKKEITEPPKEGGLNEKNDIPIVYGQLQEQTPPEGESDLELDMKFEVDDQEGWAAAEGDEPSTVKQPKKHASGIRKKPCLIEGCEPIVVGQAVQHVKEKHRTYCKICGLVFGSYTRATSHVAIHRPAEHRFSCELCPKCRNFRNRAASLRVLLTSIVADIRQRAHQEWLAYSSIGCC; this is translated from the exons ATGTTCAACGCTAAAAATTTAATGAATGTATGCCGTACATGCTTAAATTATTTCGATCATCACTCGTCTGTTCCGGTGGACAGTGTGGAAGAATCGAGCGCGAAGAGTTATCGGGACTTTCTCTCCGAGTGGCATACCGGGTATACCACATTCAACAATCAG ACATATGAAGAACATTTGCCGCAACAAGTCTGCCAAGATTGTGCCCAACGAATCGATGGaatccttcagtttcaaacagAAACCGTTTTCAACTTGCGGTTATTGTCTGCCATCGGCGAAGCCAAACTGACCGGTAAGTGCACCTTGTTGCGAAAGCTACTACGATCAGAAAAATATCGCAAAACTTTATGTAAGCTTGGGCAGATAGAACAAGATAATATATTATCGGTTGATGATCTGCTTAATGTATTTGATCAAAGTTCAGTTTGCCATGCGACTATTAAAAAAGAAATAACTGAGCCACCCAAGGAGGGAGGTTTGAATGAGAAAAACGACATTCCTATTGTTTATGGACAATTGCAAGAGCAGACGCCCCCTGAAGGTGAAAGTGATTTGGAACTGGATATGAAATTTGAAGTTGACGATCAGGAAGGGTGGGCAGCAGCAGAAGGGGACGAACCATCCACTGTTAAGCAGCCAAAGAAACACGCTAGCGGTATTCGCAAGAAACCCTGTTTAATCGAAGGTTGTGAACCAATAGTTGTCGGTCAAGCTGTTCAGCATGTGAAGGAAAAACATCGAACTTACTGCAAGATTTGTGGATTGGTTTTTGGTTCATACACGAGGGCAACATCACATGTGGCAATCCATCGACCAGCTGAGCACCGATTTAGTTGCGAGTTGTGTCCTAAATGTCGTAATTTCCGTAACCGGGCAGCATCTCTGCGCGTGTTACTAACTAGTATCGTTGCCGATATAAGACAGAGGGCTCACCAAGAATGGCTCGCTTACTCGTCAATCGGATGCTGCTAA